In Lotus japonicus ecotype B-129 chromosome 5, LjGifu_v1.2, one genomic interval encodes:
- the LOC130720653 gene encoding uncharacterized protein LOC130720653 isoform X3, whose translation MKANQVQGLSLREIGGGFTKHHRAPSIRSACYAIAKPSTMVQRMQNIKKLRGHRVAVYCAIFDGSGRYVISGSDDRLVKIWSMETAFCLASCRGHEGDITDMAVSSNNALVASASNDFVIRVWRLPDGMPISVLRGHTGAVNTIAFSPRPTAVYQLLSSSDDGTCRIWDARNSHNPRIYVPRPSDSVTGKGNAPPANLPSSSNGQHSYQILCCAYNANGTVFVTGSADTFARVWSALKPNNSDSEQPVHEIDLLSGHENDVNYVQFSGCSVASKLVTSDSWREENTQKFRNFWYCHDNIVTCSRDGSAIIWVPRSRRSHGKVGRWTRAYHLKVPPPPLPPQPPRGGPRQRLLPTPRGVNMIVWSLDNRFVLAAIMDCRICVWNAVDGSLVHSLTGHTASSYVLDVHPFNPRIAMSAGYDGRTIVWDIWEGIPIRTYEIGRFKLVDGKFSPDGTSIILSDDVGQIYFLNTGQGESQKDAKYDQFFLGDYRPLIQDTQGNVLDQETQLPPHRRNIQEPLCDSSMVPYPEPYQSQFQQRRLGALGIEWRPSMIKYAVGPEFSVDQDYPLIPLIDLEGMFELQPELTDAMFWEPEYDIASDDNNDSEYNVNEDNSSAAEQGSVSAISSSDLECSEDDSSSRDGLRRSRRKKHKVEVEVMTSSGRRVRKRNLDECNGNTSGSNRTIKSKGSLKSSRRKSSKTKKLRPQRVAAHNARNMLSQIGETSTDEEDNDSEDELSESFQNSDDLSEPERKRHNNRDEHKKPILEELDDVSKPSAYPEVPAIAERPRLVVKISLPKRNVTLEGTRLARETEVNVASQSSGPQLQESVQNTLPDRNTVDLALSFANSTNAKLAQSHKNEDDDNIQADSAANNLDTSECVEGNTVQCRQMRRDTHELSRSGDALLTDAKVDDHLEYTANGRSEHMTRELETVGSMINTVVEDFDNAPKFSSLEPSTLGNHQPNANISMTSGYDKLNGGYNGRSGSNKCTEESLENVVHSSQFHDLKMKAPMKARKLVIKKKQLSADTGSSGKLKFSSSEADPVGSRGDVNSRNSSFMGPNLVTEVPEGEDGRNLSSPQLLHSYSEQRSYDHVLEGDNSYKREVIPDGLEENTSVFGIKHGLGSSLSNVVKDPIRRTRSIRMKTTPEEPNTLNTKIKIRGGQSSRGISTWEGSSIKACDQVHQRTRSARNGFDEYTANDRSISTQRVVSNHHVKKLSWLMLSEHEEGYRYIPQLGDEVVYLRQGHQEYIESCAPSESGPWSSFKGLSASEICKVEKLEYAELPGSGDSCCKLKLQFIDPSSSVYGKSFKLTLPELINFSDFVVERTWYDSAMKRNWTSRDKCMVWWKNEDGESGSWWEGRITAVEAKSHEFPDSPWERYSIQYKTDPNIHKHSPWELNDPEMLWEHPHIDHETRDKLLSYFAKLDRREKYDIQALNQVAGKLEFSNRFPVSLYPELIQIRLKNDYYRCVEGAKHDIMVMLSNAEEFFTIAKNIQLLGKTRRISEWFRRKLERI comes from the exons ATGAAGGCTAATCAGGTTCAGGGTTTAAGCTTAAGGGAAATTGGAGGTGGTTTTACAAAGCATCATCGTGCTCCATCTATTCGCAGTGCATGTTATGCTATTGCCAAACCATCTACTATGGTGCAAAGGATGcaaaatattaaaaagttaAGGGGTCACCGTGTGGCTGTCTATTGTG CCATATTTGATGGATCAGGGCGATATGTTATCAGTGGTTCAGATGATCGCCTTGTCAAGATTTGGTCTATGGAAACTGCATTTTGTTTAGCTAGTTGCCGTGGACATGAA GGTGATATTACTGACATGGCCGTAAGCTCAAATAATGCTTTGGTGGCATCTGCTTCAAatgattttgtcattagagtT TGGCGCTTACCAGATGGGATGCCAATCTCCGTTTTGCGGGGACATACTGGAGCCGTTAATACCATTGCATTCAGTCCTAGGCCTACTGCTGTATACCAGCTGCTATC GTCATCTGATGATGGAACTTGTAGAATATGGGATGCAAGAAATTCACACAATCCACGCATATATGTGCCTCGACCTTCCGATTCTGTAACTG GGAAGGGTAATGCTCCACCAGCTAATTTACCGTCCTCGAGTAATGGTCAACATAGCTATCAAATACTTTGCTGTGCGTATAATGCAAATGGAACTGTTTTTGTTACTGGTAGCGCTGATACTTTTGCCAGG GTGTGGAGTGCTTTAAAGCCTAACAACAGTGACTCAGAACAACCAGTACATGAGATAGATTTATTATCTGGTCACGAGAATGATGTTAATTATGTACAGTTTAG TGGTTGCTCTGTGGCTTCAAAATTGGTGACATCTGATTCTTGGAGAGAAGAAAATACGCAGAAGTTCCGGAATTTCTG GTACTGTCATGATAACATAGTTACTTGTTCTCGTGATGGAAGCGCAATTATATGGGTTCCCAGATCACGAAGATCTCAT GGAAAAGTAGGACGTTGGACTCGCGCATATCATCTTAAAGTTCCCCCTCCACCCCTGCCTCCTCAACCTCCGCGAGGGGGTCCAAGACAGAGATTGTTACCAACTCCTCGCGGTGTTAACATGATTGTATGGAGTCTGGACAATCGCTTCGTACTTGCAGCTATTATGG ACTGCAGAATATGTGTATGGAACGCAGTTGATGGCAGCTTAGTGCACAGTTTGACCGGTCATACAGCATCC TCTTATGTATTGGATGTTCATCCTTTCAACCCTCGCATAGCTATGAGTGCTgggtatgatgggagaactattGTGTGGGAT ATATGGGAAGGCATACCTATTCGGACGTATGAAATTGGACGTTTTAAGTTGGTTGATGGAAAGTTTTCTCC GGATGGAACATCAATTATACTTTCAGATGATGTTGGTCAGATATATTTTCTGAATACAGGTCAAGGCGAGTCCCAGAAGGATGCAAAATATGATCAG TTTTTTCTTGGTGACTATCGACCCCTTATTCAAGATACTCAGGGAAATGTTCTTGATcag GAAACTCAACTTCCGCCACACCGAAGAAACATTCAGGAACCTCTATGTGACTCTA GTATGGTGCCATATCCAGAACCTTACCAGAGTCAATTTCAGCAACGCCGGCTTGGTGCTCTTGGCATTGAATGGCGTCCGTCAATGATAAAATATGCTGTTGGGCCAGAATTTAGTGTTGATCAGGACTACCCGTTGATACCTTTGATAGATTTGGAAGGAATGTTTGAGCTGCAACCAGAGCTCACAGATGCCATGTTCTGGGAGCCAGAGTATGACATTGCAAGTGATGATAATAATGACTCTGAGTACAATGTGAACGAGGATAATTCTAGTGCAGCTGAGCAAGGGAGCGTTAGTGCTATCTCTTCTAGTGACCTAGAGTGCAGTGAAGATGACTCTAGTAGTAGGGATGGTCTTCGAAGATCAAGGAGGAAGAAACATAAGGTTGAA GTTGAGGTAATGACTTCTTCTGGAAGGCGTGTCAGGAAAAGGAATTTGGATGAGTGTAATGGTAATACTTCTGGAAGTAACAGAACTATCAAATCCAAAGGAAGCTTAAAATCATCGAGAAGGAAATCTTccaaaactaagaaattaagGCCCCAGAGAGTTGCTGCACACAATGCTCGTAATATGTTGTCTCAAATTGGTGAAACGTCTACTGATGAAGAAGATAATGATTCTGAAGATGAATTGTCAGAAAGTTTCCAAAATTCAGACGATCTAAGTGAACCTGAGAGAAAAAGGCATAATAATCGTGATGAACATAAAAAACCCATTTTGGAAGAGTTGGATGATGTGTCCAAGCCTTCTGCATATCCTGAGGTGCCTGCAATTGCTGAAAGACCAAGGCTGGTTGTTAAGATCTCACTTCCTAAGAGAAATGTGACCTTAGAGGGCACAAGACTTGCACGTGAGACTGAGGTTAATGTGGCATCTCAATCTTCTGGTCCCCAACTCCAAGAAAGTGTTCAAAATACTTTGCCAGACAGAAATACTGTGGATCTAGCATTATCTTTTGCAAATTCAACTAATGCTAAACTTGCCCAAAGCCACaaaaatgaagatgatgataataTACAAGCTGATAGTGCTGCAAATAATCTGGACACATCTGAATGTGTGGAGGGGAACACAGTTCAGTGCAGACAGATGAGAAGAGACACACATGAACTGTCAAGATCCGGGGATGCTTTGCTGACAGATGCTAAAGTTGATGACCATCTGGAATACACTGCCAATGG GAGATCAGAACATATGACAAGGGAGTTGGAGACTGTTGGTAGCATGATTAATACAGTGGTGGAAGATTTTGATAATGCACCTAAGTTTTCATCACTTGAACCTTCAACGCTTGGCAATCATCAGCCAAATGCTAACATCTCCATGACATCTGGTTATGATAAGTTGAATGGTGGTTATAACGGCAGATCTGGATCCAACAAATGCACAGAAGAGTCACTGGAAAATGTTGTTCACTCAAGCCAATTTCACGACCTTAAAATGAAAGCACCTATGAAAGCAAGGAAGTTAGTGATTAAAAAGAAACAGCTTTCAGCAGACACTGGAAGTTCTGGCAAACTGAAATTTTCTAGTTCTGAGGCAGATCCTGTAGGTAGTAGAGGTGATGTGAACTCTCGAAATTCCTCTTTCATGGGGCCTAATCTAGTAACAGAAGTACCAGAAGGTGAAGATGGCAGGAATTTAAGTTCTCCACAGCTACTGCATTCGTATTCTGAGCAAAGAAGTTACGATCACGTCCTTGAAGGGGACAATTCATATAAAAGGGAAGTCATTCCAGATGGTCTTGAAGAAAATACCTCAGTTTTTGGAATTAAACATGGTTTAGGGAGTAGTTTATCTAATGTTGTTAAGGATCCAATCCGTCGAACACGGTCTATCAGGATGAAGACCACTCCTGAGGAGCCAAACACTTTGAACACAAAGATTAAAATTCGAGGGGGCCAAAGTTCCAGGGGCATATCCACTTGGGAAGGTTCTTCTATCAAAGCATGTGATCAAGTTCATCAAAGAACAAGGTCTGCTAGAAACGGGTTTGATGAATATACTGCCAATGACCGTAGTATTTCAACTCAAAGGGTGGTGTCAAATCACCATGTTAAAAAATTGTCATGGCTAATGCTCTCAGAGCATGAGGAGGGTTACCGTTACATTCCTCAACTTGGAGATGAAGTTGTGTACTTGAGACAG GGTCATCAAGAGTATATAGAGTCTTGTGCACCATCTGAATCAGGTCCTTGGAGTTCATTTAAAGGACTAAGTGCTTCTGAAATTTGCAAGGTTGAAAAGCTTGAGTATGCAGAGCTCCCAGGGTCTGGGGATAGCTGTTGTAAACTTAAACTCCAGTTTATAGATCCTTCTTCATCTGTGTATGGCAAATCCTTTAAATTAACTCTGCCTGAATTGATTAACTTCTCTGATTTTGTTGTTGAGAGAACGTGGTATGATTCTGCCATGAAGAGAAATTGGACTTCAAGAGATAAATGTATGGTCTGGTGGAAAAATGAAGATGGGGAAAGTGGAAGTTGGTGGGAGGGTCGAATTACTGCAGTGGAAGCCAAATCTCATGAGTTCCCTGACAGTCCTTGGGAAAGGTATTCGATCCAGTACAAGACtgatccaaatattcataagcATAGTCCGTGGGAACTAAATGACCCTGAGATGCTGTGGGAGCACCCCCACATTGATCATGAGACCAGGGATAAGCTGCTTTCTTATTTTGCTAAATTAGATCGCAGG GAGAAGTATGATATCCAGGCATTGAACCAAGTAGCTGGGAAGCTAGAGTTTTCAAACAG GTTTCCGGTCTCATTATATCCTGAACTGATTCAGATAAGGCTAAAGAATGACTACTATCGGTGTGTGGAAGGTGCCAAGCATGATATAATGGTAATGTTATCAAATGCTGAAGAATTCTTTACAATTGCAAAAAATATTCAGCTGTTGGGCAAGACCAGGCGAATATCCGAATGGTTTAGAAGAAAACTTGAAAGGATATGA